In Setaria viridis chromosome 5, Setaria_viridis_v4.0, whole genome shotgun sequence, the genomic stretch TTCTTGCCGTCCATGGGTCTCAAGTTTAGGTGGCTGTGTCCTTTTATTCATGGATTGAGCCCTTGCAACTTTTGCTAGGCATGGAGCACACCATGAATGAGAGAGGCCtcgaatatattttttttctccatgccTGTGTGTGGGGTCTCTGTTTTTCTGCCGAGGCACCAGCAAACACAGGAGGGAGAGAATAAAAAGGAGATGGCCGGCACAGGGAAGGCGCACAAGGGGCATTGTTTATGCACAGTGCCAACCGTATGTATGCGGCCATTGACTTTCTGTAGAAAGAGACAGGTGTGTACGTGTATGTACGCCCAGTACACATGTGTGTCCAGGAACAAAGCCTTGCCAAACCCACACACATAAAAAAGGATCAAAACCTTGCCTTCTTGGGTCCCTACCAACTCCTCTAGAAAACACACGATAATTGTCACTAGCAGCATTAGCTTGTCGTgatctttcaaaaaagaaaagcattagcttgttgtttgttgtttaATCACGAGCTAATTATGCGTGCGGGAAAGTGGTAATGATGCTTATCCGGTTTTTGCAGGTTTAAGCTTAGCTTCCTGACAAAAGGTTGGCCTGCCTTGGAGAAAGCAGGACAGGGCCCTGTAGCCTCTAGGACGAGGACCAGCTCCATCGCTGCTGTTACTGTGCAGCTCTGACAGGGGAAGGACTGGTGTACTTGAAAGTTAAATCCAGCTTTTCCTCGTTGTATTGATTCTTGGGTTAAAAATGTTTACTGATCATGATCTTGTAGTAATAACAGCTGTGCATGATATGCTGGAAATGGAGAGGGGGAGTGGGAAAAAATGGTGACCTGCTGATAGAAGCTTTCGAGGCTGGCGAGCTTCTCCAGCGCGACGGCCATGAGGCTCATGTagttgggggcggcggcgccgtcgttgAGCGTGCCGGCGGCGACTGTGTCGGCCAGGGACTGGTGCAGCTGGTGCAGGCCCTGCGCGagcgcctcctccgcctgctCCGACGACTGCTGCAGGTTGCAGATCCCCAGTAGCTGCTGCTCCGTCAGCGGGTCCAGCTGCGGGATCAGGATCTGCGTGCATGGccaagaagaaaagggaaaaaaaaaaggctcagTACGGGCTCCGCCGCCTCGACACCCCCTGCACGCACGGACGGACACCATGTTTGGCAGCAGCTATAGCAGTCGTACCTTGAGCAGCTCGGACGGGCGGAAGCCGCCCATCCAGAAGAAGCAGCGCTCGGCGGGGGTGGCCCAGCCACCGGTGAGGAGGTGGAAGACGTCCTCGTGCGCCAGAGCCGCCTTGAGCTGGAACAGCTCGTCGTAGTGCTGCACGCACTCCTCCACGATGAGGCCCAGGTTGCCGTCCAGGTGCGCCTGCAGCCCGCCCCGGAGCTCCGCCAGCCGCTTGCCGTCGTCGTCCAGCCACCGCGCGTACTCCATGTCGAACGCGGCGGCTCCTGCACGCGCACGTAACGGCGGGAACGGAGTCATTACTAGCAGCAAGGTCGACGGCGCACATTTTCCACGCCGGACAAGGGCCGGACGGCCGCCTCGGCAACCGCGcgggcctgcggcggcggcggcggcggcggcagcagcggcagctaGTGGTACTACGAAAATGGACGGTGGCTGGGTTGTAGTTATTACCAGAGCTCATGTCCCCGGCGGCGCTGCACCCTCCAACGAACAGGCCCTGGACCACGGTAACACGCCATGACACGTCAAGCTCTGAATGATACGAACTCGCATCCGATGCGTGATCAGAGACCCATCAGACGTGTTGCGGAGTTTGGGACTGCAACAAACCTGTGACCGTGCTCTCTGGAGCTCATGCTCGACCTGCTGGAGCCTGATCCTGCTAGTCTCCAGCTGCTGCACGTAAGCCTGCGGTGAAAGGACAAGCAAATCACTCGGCAGTCTCTCAGGACCAGAGGCAAAAAAAATTTCTCGATCAAGCAAGATGACTGATGATTTTTCCTCTAATCAATCACCTTCTTCCTTAGCCTGCTCTTCCTCGCAGCCTCTCTGTTCTGCGCCAGCCGCCGTTCCGTCTGCCAGAATTCACAGCAATCCATTGGTCATCGTGcagagaaaaaggaaacaaatgCAGGTCTGCCCTTGGGCACATATGAAAGCAGGAACAGTGAAGGAGCCGGGGggacatgcaatgcaatgcaacaagAGCAGCTATCCCACCTTGGCATCTACCAACTTGCCATCTTTCCTTGTGGATCCTTGCTTCCTCTGTGCAAAGTACACCACCAACCAAGGGCACCAGTATTAGAGGATATACACACTATAGTCTACACTATACAGCAGCACAGTGCGTGGCCATCTCGCCATCGAACGAAAAGGCAACCACAGGGACAGGGGGCATAGGCACAGAACAAGCCGGTGCACGATGGAGCCAAAGCTCCTGTCGTCCATCACCGTCGATGGACGCAGCAGCTGCACTGGCACTGTCCATCACTCCATCTCCTCCAAACGCAGGCAGCTTTTGGCTGTAGCTGTCCCCGAAAGCTCAGTGAAGCCGGTGCTGGCAGCCACGGCTTCTGTTGCTATCGATGTGCTGCTGTTGCGGTGAGGTGCAGGCCAGGGGGATAAGAAGGGCTTATCACAGCTTTTAGTTTTATCCCATCAATCCATCCAGGAGGGAGAGACAAGAAGGGCGGTTTTAGGGGTGACCCTGGCCATCATTTGGCGTCCTCTCCGTAGGATTGACCAGATGCCATTAGTCCAATCAACCCAGGGCTTCCTGGCTTTCTATTTCTATTCAGAGGCCACACACACTACGCACGCATGCCTTTGGGTTTGCCCTTAAGGTAGTGCCACTTATCCTAGGGACATGAGCTAAGCAAGCTGCAAAGTGGTTGGGAGCACACTGCACTACAGTAGCACAGTGCCGGCTCTTGCCCGTACGCGCACTGCCGCGTCGCTGGTGTGGCACGAAAGAACAGCATGTTACGTACAGGGAGTACCGCAAGATTCAAGAACCCAAGTTTTTCAACGATTTGACAGCGATATTCTGAAGAGACTGGTGAGTTGTGCTGTGGCTGCCTGGCTGGGGTTGGTCGTAGGAGGGGGTACCCTACTGTTGTACTAGTACTACGGGAGGGCGCATGCTATTGCTgcctgtgaatctgtgatagGGAAAGATGATTAGAGGAAGAGGGGTGGAGATGGAGCCTGTGCCTGTGCCTGTGCCTGTGCCTGTGCCTGTGCTGCTGCGTGGCCAGGCAAGGGCAGAGGGAGGAGGCAGGCGTACCTTGTCATggtctccccctccccctccccctccgtgCAGGTGCAGCGGGAGGGCGGGGTGGTGCTGCTGAAAGCTtggcggggcgggggcgggggcagcAGCGGGCGCAGCGGCGAGGCCTGGCTTGTAGCTGTAATCATCAGTGGTCACCATCATGACCTCCTGCCGCGGCGCAGGGGAGGCTGGGGACACCAACTCCATCTGAGACATTGTGTTCTGAGCTGAGCTCGAGTCAGTGGTGCTCCCTACTGACTGCGAATTCCCCTGTTCAGCAATTACACAGGCAGGACACGGCAAACAGTGAGCGgccggtaaaaagattttatcAAGATGCGGTAAAAAAAGAGAATCACAATCAATGAATGAACCACCGCCCATCTCGCGTCtctcgtcgtcatcctcctctctcccctttcaCTCGCCGTGGCTGGCTGCGGGTGCAGGGCTGCAGGCCAACACACCATCCAGATACAGGGGCCAGCGAATCGCCCAAGAACAGCCACATCTTTTCTTGGGTTCAGCGACGAGCCAGAGGGGGAGAGTAGACGACGAGACGACGGGAGGCAGGCGAGGCGAGCGATGAGCAAGTgaatgcgtgcatgcatgcatgagcatGAATCAATGATCATGGGAGATTGGGAGAGGGCGGGGCCTTTACACTGTGCAGCTGCTGTTGGTGCCTCATTGGCCACGAAGGGAAGATCTCCAGCGTGGGGGGCCTGCCACCGCCAGCGCCCGCGAGGTatcctgccgctgccgctgcatgCATACAAAGAGAATTAACACGGGGCCTTATCGAATACCGATTCCCACCCTGTTCTGTTcatgcatctctctctctcatccacCCTCCATGAATTTGCagacagagagagaaaggaggtaGTAACATAACAAGAATAATAATGCATGGAGGAGAAAGGGAGAGAATAAACGTGATGTTTCCATCTTTGAGTCATCGGCATCGCACCATTATGTGCAGCTACTGCATATGCACACAGCGCACTGTGTGTTGCATAGGAATGGAAACAAGCAGGAACGCAGAAAGGCGAGGCATGTCTCGCCCTGTGCGGCTGTGCGGCGCTGTGCACAGGCGAGGTAAGAAACGAGCCTTTTTGGCAAGTAGCCGAGGTTCGGAGAGAGAAGACGACGAGAGTCGAGAGCTTACGCTTTGTCTGCGCCGGGGCGTCGCTCTTGATGATCACGCCcggatcgacgccgccgccggcgttggcagaggcgccgccgccgccatggatgaGGGCCT encodes the following:
- the LOC117857511 gene encoding transcription factor LG2 isoform X5, producing MPRHFRWITPPPTHRNFLMPKACVPRVIWAPRSPSSLSACPAAGALSRRDFQPAAAAAAYFGFGELEEALIHGGGGASANAGGGVDPGVIIKSDAPAQTKPAAAGYLAGAGGGRPPTLEIFPSWPMRHQQQLHSTERRLAQNREAARKSRLRKKAYVQQLETSRIRLQQVEHELQRARSQGLFVGGCSAAGDMSSGAAAFDMEYARWLDDDGKRLAELRGGLQAHLDGNLGLIVEECVQHYDELFQLKAALAHEDVFHLLTGGWATPAERCFFWMGGFRPSELLKILIPQLDPLTEQQLLGICNLQQSSEQAEEALAQGLHQLHQSLADTVAAGTLNDGAAAPNYMSLMAVALEKLASLESFYQQADNLRQQTLHQMRRILTTRQAARCFLSIGEYYRRLRALSNLWASRPRENFIGTESLSPTATELQVMHQQQQNQFSGF
- the LOC117857511 gene encoding transcription factor LG2 isoform X3, with the translated sequence MPRHFRWITPPPTHRNFLMPKACVPRVIWAPRSPSSLSACPAAGALSRRDFQPAAAAAAYFGFGELEEALIHGGGGASANAGGGVDPGVIIKSDAPAQTKPAAAGYLAGAGGGRPPTLEIFPSWPMRHQQQLHSGNSQSVGSTTDSSSAQNTMSQMELVSPASPAPRQEVMMVTTDDYSYKPGLAAAPAAAPAPAPPSFQQHHPALPLHLHGGGGGGGDHDKTERRLAQNREAARKSRLRKKAYVQQLETSRIRLQQVEHELQRARSQGLFVGGCSAAGDMSSGAAAFDMEYARWLDDDGKRLAELRGGLQAHLDGNLGLIVEECVQHYDELFQLKAALAHEDVFHLLTGGWATPAERCFFWMGGFRPSELLKILIPQLDPLTEQQLLGICNLQQSSEQAEEALAQGLHQLHQSLADTVAAGTLNDGAAAPNYMSLMAVALEKLASLESFYQQADNLRQQTLHQMRRILTTRQAARCFLSIGEYYRRLRALSNLWASRPRENFIGTESLSPTATELQVMHQQQQNQFSGF
- the LOC117857511 gene encoding transcription factor LG2 isoform X1 — translated: MPRHFRWITPPPTHRNFLMPKACVPRVIWAPRSPSSLSACPAAGALSRRDFQPAAAAAAYFGFGELEEALIHGGGGASANAGGGVDPGVIIKSDAPAQTKPAAAGYLAGAGGGRPPTLEIFPSWPMRHQQQLHSGNSQSVGSTTDSSSAQNTMSQMELVSPASPAPRQEVMMVTTDDYSYKPGLAAAPAAAPAPAPPSFQQHHPALPLHLHGGGGGGGDHDKRKQGSTRKDGKLVDAKTERRLAQNREAARKSRLRKKAYVQQLETSRIRLQQVEHELQRARSQGLFVGGCSAAGDMSSGAAAFDMEYARWLDDDGKRLAELRGGLQAHLDGNLGLIVEECVQHYDELFQLKAALAHEDVFHLLTGGWATPAERCFFWMGGFRPSELLKILIPQLDPLTEQQLLGICNLQQSSEQAEEALAQGLHQLHQSLADTVAAGTLNDGAAAPNYMSLMAVALEKLASLESFYQQADNLRQQTLHQMRRILTTRQAARCFLSIGEYYRRLRALSNLWASRPRENFIGTESLSPTATELQVMHQQQQNQFSGF
- the LOC117857511 gene encoding transcription factor LG2 isoform X2; protein product: MVHGEESSWRMERAALPLNQALAYGVQAHAAAAAAPPSCFLDFQPAAAAAAYFGFGELEEALIHGGGGASANAGGGVDPGVIIKSDAPAQTKPAAAGYLAGAGGGRPPTLEIFPSWPMRHQQQLHSGNSQSVGSTTDSSSAQNTMSQMELVSPASPAPRQEVMMVTTDDYSYKPGLAAAPAAAPAPAPPSFQQHHPALPLHLHGGGGGGGDHDKRKQGSTRKDGKLVDAKTERRLAQNREAARKSRLRKKAYVQQLETSRIRLQQVEHELQRARSQGLFVGGCSAAGDMSSGAAAFDMEYARWLDDDGKRLAELRGGLQAHLDGNLGLIVEECVQHYDELFQLKAALAHEDVFHLLTGGWATPAERCFFWMGGFRPSELLKILIPQLDPLTEQQLLGICNLQQSSEQAEEALAQGLHQLHQSLADTVAAGTLNDGAAAPNYMSLMAVALEKLASLESFYQQADNLRQQTLHQMRRILTTRQAARCFLSIGEYYRRLRALSNLWASRPRENFIGTESLSPTATELQVMHQQQQNQFSGF
- the LOC117857511 gene encoding transcription factor LG2 isoform X4, which gives rise to MPRHFRWITPPPTHRNFLMPKACVPRVIWAPRSPSSLSACPAAGALSRRDFQPAAAAAAYFGFGELEEALIHGGGGASANAGGGVDPGVIIKSDAPAQTKPAAAGYLAGAGGGRPPTLEIFPSWPMRHQQQLHSRKQGSTRKDGKLVDAKTERRLAQNREAARKSRLRKKAYVQQLETSRIRLQQVEHELQRARSQGLFVGGCSAAGDMSSGAAAFDMEYARWLDDDGKRLAELRGGLQAHLDGNLGLIVEECVQHYDELFQLKAALAHEDVFHLLTGGWATPAERCFFWMGGFRPSELLKILIPQLDPLTEQQLLGICNLQQSSEQAEEALAQGLHQLHQSLADTVAAGTLNDGAAAPNYMSLMAVALEKLASLESFYQQADNLRQQTLHQMRRILTTRQAARCFLSIGEYYRRLRALSNLWASRPRENFIGTESLSPTATELQVMHQQQQNQFSGF